From the genome of Desulfuromonas acetoxidans DSM 684:
TTATTTATAACCCATTTTGTTTTCTAATCAACAACTCAACGATCAAGGAGAATTACCAACATGAAAAAATGGGTTTGCACAGTATGCGGTTACATTCACGAAGGTGAAACAGCTCCGGACAAATGTCCTCAATGTGGTGTTGGCGCGGACAAATTTGAAGAACAACAAAATACCGAGGGCTTGGCCTGGGCAGATGAACACCGCATTGGTGTTGCAAAAGATGTTGACCCTGAGATCCTCGAAGGTCTGCGCGCCAACTTTACCGGTGAGTGCACTGAAGTTGGCATGTATCTGGCCATGAGCCGTCAAGCTGACCGCGAAGGCTACCCTGAAGTTGCTGAAGCATACAAACGTATTGCCTGGGAAGAAGCCGAACATGCGGCAAAATTCGCCGAACTGCTTGGTGAAGTCGTGGTTGGCGATACCAAAACCAACTTGCAAATGCGTGTTGATGCCGAGCATGGCGCTTGTGCCGGCAAGAAAAAACTCGCCACTCGCGCCAAAGAACTCAATCTTGACGCGATTCACGACACCGTTCACGAAATGTGCAAAGATGAAGCACGCCACGGCATGGCTTTCGCCGGCCTGCTTAAGCGATTCTTCTCTTAATAATTTCTTTTACCTTTAAAAAACGCT
Proteins encoded in this window:
- a CDS encoding NADH peroxidase, with protein sequence MKKWVCTVCGYIHEGETAPDKCPQCGVGADKFEEQQNTEGLAWADEHRIGVAKDVDPEILEGLRANFTGECTEVGMYLAMSRQADREGYPEVAEAYKRIAWEEAEHAAKFAELLGEVVVGDTKTNLQMRVDAEHGACAGKKKLATRAKELNLDAIHDTVHEMCKDEARHGMAFAGLLKRFFS